Sequence from the Symbiopectobacterium purcellii genome:
TTATTGTCACGTCAGGGGAATAATTATGGCTGTATCGGATTCCGCGCAGCAGCAAAGCAAACCCGCGTCAGCCCCCAGCCCTGTTGGTGGCCAGCGCTTTCTTTATGGAGTTCCTCGATGGCACGGTGATCGCCACCGCATTGCCTGATATGGCCCGCTCATTTGGCGTTTCTGCCGTTGACCTGAATATTGGCATTACGGCGTATCTGTTAACGCTGGCGGCGCTGATCCCCGCCAGCGGTTGGGTTGCCGAGCGTTTTGGTGCCAGAACCGTTTTCAGTGCGGCATTGGCGATATTTACCTTTTCCTCGTTGTTATGCGGCTTGGCGGAAACCGCAAGACAGTTTGTGTTGTTACGCGTGCTACAGGGCATTGGCGGCGCCATGATGGTGCCAGTAGGTCGCCTGGTGGTATTAAGAACCACGCCCAAAGACCAGTGGATTAAGGCGATAGCTACGCTCACCTGGCCCGCGCTGGTGGCACCGATCATCGGGCCGCCGTTGGGAGGGTTCATCACCTCCTATGCCAGCTGGCACTGGATTTTTTTCCTCAACGTGCCGTTAGGGATTATCGCCATCATTATCGCACTGCGTTTAATGCCGAATCAGAAACCGCAAGAAAAGCTGCCGTTTGATGGTCAGGGCTTTCTCTCCACCGGGATCACCATGCTGTTCCTGGTTTCCGGGTTGGAAATGCTCAGCCAGCAGCAGAGTCACCCAGCATATGCCTTTGCCGTTATAGCCGCCGGTATGCTCGCCCTGTTTTGGGCGATAAAACACCTGCGCACCGCGTCTACTCCGCTGATTCGCCTTGACGCATTGAGCGTCCCCACGTTCCGCATTACCATGCGTGGAGGATTTGTTTTACGCGCCACCATCAGTTCCGTTCCCTTCCTGCTGCCACTGATGTTTCAGGTAGGGTTTGGTATGGATGCTTTTCACTCAGGCGCGTTGGTGCTGGCGGTTTTCGCCGGTAACCTGGCGATGAAACCGGCAACAACGCCGCTTATTCGCTATTTTGGCTTTAAAAAATTGCTGATCGGCAACGGTATTCTCTGCGTGCTGTCGTTGTTAGGCTGCGCACTGTTAAGCCCCGCAACACCGCAAATGGTGACATTAGTGGTACTGTTTCTAGGCGGTTTGTTTCGCTCGATGCAATTCACTGGGATCAGTTCATTGGCTTTCGCCGATGTTCCCGCGCACGAGATGAGCTCGGCCAATACGCTTTTCAGTACCTCGTTGCAGTTGGCTAATGGCCTCGGTATCACGCTCGGTGCGCTGTGTATTCGCTTGGGTACCTGGCTCAGCGAGACGTTTATGCTGCCCGCCATACCGGGAGTCAGTTTCCGCATCGGGTTTGCCTTGATTGCGCTGATTACCGCGCTGGCACTATGGGATATCATCAAATTACATGCAGATGCGGGCAACAATGTTTCCCGAAAATCCAAATGATCGCTCTATCGGGAGGAATTGATTTTCCCCCTATCGTGCACGCCTTTTTCGCATTGACGGTTCAGGCCAATTAACCTTGGCCAACCATCAAAAAACGCTTCACATCCACAGTTATCGTACGGAATAACGGAAATCATCTATTATTCATTTTAAGTATTAAAAAAGCTCTTTTTTTGGCCGATAGTGTCTTCAAGGGTTTGTGTTCTGTGCTCATACAGATAAGCTCGATGCATCAGCGGACAATGGCTAAAGCATCGACAACCAGCGGTTGCTGGGCCAGACGTCGCGTTCTTCAGAACCCAACGCGTTTAGATTACGCATTAATATGTTAAGTGGCTGTTTTGTCAGAAATATTTTACTGACATTTTTATCTTTTTCGCTTTATTTCAAAGTGACGTGTTGGCACTAAATACTGCCAGTAATGAATATATAAAGGAGTTATATTGTGGTTATTCCAGATATTCAGACTCAAAATCTACATGGCGCCACTTTTCAACCTAATGTCTCTACCGTTGATGTGATCAAATCACCCAATGCGGTTGCCGCGGTGAATACCGAGAGCAAAACAGGTTCTTCCTCCACGGGCTCCAACTCTTCGGATACCTTTTCTGCGGCTAACAGCACCAAAGTGACGTTGTCTTCTGACAAATCGCGTGCCGCTCGGGGCGATTCCGCGGAAAGAAAACAAGCAGAGCACCAAAATGACGACGAAGAGGCGGCACCGGGTAACGAATATTCATTAACCATGACAGGTATCCCTCTGTTCGGCGGTAAATTGGTTTCCGTGATTAAATACCCTGATGGACAATCAGAGATGTTTGATTCCCTTACGGGAAAACGCATTTCGCAACAAGATCTGGCTCTGCTCGGCGTGTTGCACGGCGTGGATCCTGAGCAAGTGATGAATTTTGAGAGTAATGAATCCTACAGCGGACTCACCGCGGCTGAAGTCTATCAGCGTATTCAAGAACTGCTCGGCAAGGAAAACGGAAGCGACGTGTAATGTCTATGATGGCTCAGCACCCGCGCTGATATCTGCGTTATCCGCGCGGGCTGCCGTGTGGCGTGATGCGACTTACTCCTCTGCGTGGCAGCAGGGGCACATATGTACTTCGGCGGCGCTAATTGCGGTAACGCCTGCACAATCCCACTCGACGCGCACGGCTTGCCCTTCAGGAAGTGAATGGTGCAGATACTTGCTGACAGCGTCCTCTGTCATTCCCGTTATTTCTTCCGTTGCCAGCAGCGTATCCCCAACATAGACCCGCGCCACTGCATGGGCCGGCTTTTTTTCGTTGCCTTGTAACTGATACAGGTGATTCACCGTTAATTGGATACTCGCCATCACGCACCTTCCTGAGGACTGGCGTTATCGTCATCCAAAGTGGGGTAATCCGTGTAACCCGTTCGATCGCTGGTATAGATAGTCTGTGCGTTCAAGGCGTTGAGCGGCGCCCCCACGCGCAAGCGTTGCACCAGATCGGGGTTAGCGATATACCAACGCCCAAACGACACAGCGTCTGCACCACCGTCATCCAGCAATGCCTGCGCTGATGCCACCGTCAAACCATCATTGGCGATATAGGCGCCGGTGAAATGCTTACGCACCAGTGGGCCATAAAGCGTGCTGCCCGCAATATCTTCACGGCCAAAGATAAAGGCTAAACGACGTGTATCCAGCTGTTGGGCCACATAGGTAAACAGCGCCGCCGGATCGGAATCTTTCATGGAGTGCGTATTGGACATCAGGTTCAGGTGCACGCCAACGCGGCCCGCAGGCCAGACGGTGAGCACCGCATCCACCGCCTCTAACAGAAAGCGGGTCCGGTTTTCAATGCTGCCACCGTAGCGGTCCGTTCTCTGATTTGAACCATCGTGCAGGAACTGATCGAGCAAATAACCATTGGCCGCATGTATTTCCACGCCATCAAAGCCGGCGCGCTTGGCATTGGCTGCCGCCTGACGGAAATCCTCGACAATAGCGGGGATCTCATTGGTTTCCAGCGCACGTGGCATTTCATAGTTCTTGTAAGGGCGAACGGTAGCGACGTGGCCTTCCGGTGCAATCGCACTGGGCGCAACCGGCAATTTCCCTTCAAGATAGACAGGGTCGGAAATGCGACCGACGTGCCACAGTTGCAGGACAATTTTTCCACCCGCGGCGTGCACACCCGCGGTGACGCGCGCCCAACCGGCAATTTGTTCATCAGACCAGATCCCCGGCGTATTCGGATAGCCTACCCCCTGCGCTGAGATAGAGGTAGCTTCGCTGATAATCAGTCCTGCGTTGGCACGCTGTACATAGTATTCCAGCATCAGCGGCCCAGGCGTTCTTTCGTTAAAGGCTTTCATGCGCGTCAACGGCGCCATCACAATGCGGTTAGGCAGCGTCAGTTCGCCGATAGTGACAGGTTCGAATAGATTCGGCATAGCATTTTCCTTTCTCAGAAACCGGCTTCAAGGCTGGTTCAGGCAACCCTCATGTGTCTGGTGTTTTATCATGGCACTCACGTTCGATTCGCAACAAATAGTGCGAGACAGATCACATTATAGGGTTAAAACGCCCCTTTGGAGCAGGTATTATCTGCAACGGGAATAACAAACATCGGGAGAGAAGATGAGTGAATAACAAAGCGTAATTTCAAATGCTTTTCCTAGGTAGATATCCTTTCTCGCGTTTTCCTGTCAACCGCGCGATTATTGGTAGCATTAATCGCCACCGCGTGCCTTTTTTTCGCTCAAAGACACTCTCCAACAGGCTGCTTTTTAATGCTATTTATTGCATTTTCCTCCGTCCCCCTATTGATATTCAACCCCCACCAGGCGTAGATTTAGCGCCGATTCCATCATAACGGGCATGCCCTGTTTATGACAGACGGAAAGCCCTCGCTCTGCGTCGGTTCGCAGGGGTAAATGCTTTCCAACAAGACGCACAATCGGAATCGTTGCAGGCGTATGTTTGCTGGAGATGACAATCAGTGAAGTATTTTTTTATGGGTATCTCATTCATGCTGATGGTGTGGGCGGGTACTTTTATGCTGATGATTTAGTGACAGGTCATCGCGAGTTCGATACCAAACAGCATAAAATAAATAAAATCGAAAAAAGAAATGAATAAGGGCTGAGTGAAGAATCACTCAGCCCATTTTGTTGGCATCGTTTATAAAAAAGTCAGAAAGAGAAACCGGGCACAAAAAGCAGAATGCCGCCACTTATCGCCAGCCAGGGACCAAACGCCAGCGGCTGATCGAAATCCCCCCCGCGCCGCCATCGCCACAGACAAGTCATGACCAAACCGCCTAATGCCGCTAACAGCACCAGTTGCGGTAGCGCTTGCCATCCGAGCCAGGCACCGAGCGCCGCCAGCAGTTTGAAATCACCCGCCCCCAACGCATCTTTGCCCGTCAGGGTTTTAAACAACCAGTAGACCACCCACAGGGCAAGATATCCGGCCATGGCACCAATGACAGCACTCTCTAGTGGTACAAAGGCGTCGCTGAGATTGATAAACAATCCAAGCCATAACAGCGGCTGCGTTAATGCATCCGGTAACAGCAACGTCTCAGCATCAATCGCGGCCAGCGCAATGAGAAAGGCAAGCAGTGTCAATGCCCCCAGCAGCGAAACGCCTGGCGGCCACAGGCTGCCAGCCGCCACAAACAAGATCCCGGTTGCCGCTTCCACCAGCGGATAGCGCCAGGCGATAGGCTGATTACAGCAGCGACCGCGACCGCGCAGTACCAGCCACCCCAGTACCGGCACGTTATCACGCAGCGCAATCGGTTGATGGCAGTGTGGGCAGTGGGAACGCGGCCACCACAGATCGTAGCGAGCCTGGGCAACCTGCACGTCACCATCAACGTTCAAGGCGGTCTCATCGCGCCACTGCATTTCCAGCATGACAGGCAGGCGATGAATCACCACATTCAGAAAGCTACCAATGACCAGCCCCAACACCGAAAGCACACCGCACCAGAGCAGAGGATACGCTTCCGAAAACGCTACCAGTTGTTCCACGCCGTGCCTCGCATATTATCATCCTCGTAATGGTTGGCATCGCCTTTACGCGCTATCGTTTCACAGGCGGCAAGGCGCAACAACCGGTAAAACCTTCACAAATGCAAGCTTGTGCACTCGCACGCAGTTAAAGCGCCAAACGCCCCTGAAAACGCAACAAACGGCCACCTTGCGTGTCAGCGTTACCTTGCGTGGACAAAATACGCCCAATCGCTTGCGGCATGGCGTCACCGCTCGCCACCCGGCCATCAAACTGGTATTCCCCGCTGGCAGCCAAACTCCCCTTACCGGTAATTTGCACATAGGGCGATTGCTGGCGCAGCGCCATTTCCAATCGCCCCTCATGGCAATTGAGCTGCACCTGCGGCTGAGCCAGCGCAACCGTGCCAAGCGGCGTGCCTAATGCAGCATCCTGCCAGTTCAACGTTGCCGACAGCGATTGGCATCCGCGCGGATCGACAATGGCGTGTTGCAGTCGCAATTGCACGTTTCCTTGCGCGCTCACGGGTACAATCAGCGGCAATTTATTCACCACGTAAGCGGCGGGAACCGATACCTGCCACTGAAAAAGTTGCGCCTGCTGCCAGCCCCGGATCACGCCTTTTCCGCGCGGCCCGTCGGGACTATCAAAAGCCACCGCCAGCGCGGGCATCAGACCAGAGAAGGTGACATCCCAGCTCACCGTGCCCACATCACTGCCGCGCCAGCGAACCGCATCAATCTGCCCGTGCCAGACCGTGCCGCTGACACCGTTAACCGCCAGATCCGACGGTAGCCACCGCGTCAGCAAGCGAGCGGGGGCATCCTGCACCAGGAAAAACAGATAGCCCAGCATGAACACGAGCACTCCCAGCGCTTTCACTTTGAAAGTTAGCCCAGTGTTCGAATCGGTGTTGAGAGCACTAGCTTTCATTGGCACGCTCCATCACCAGTTTGCTGATATCCACTCTGCCGGGCGCGCCGTCCACGGCATTCACATCGAGTTGCAGCACGTTAACACCTGACTGTTCCATCTCCCCCAGCCACTGCATCAGCAAGGTGAAATCAATGCGCTCCAGCGTCACGGCCACCTGGTTCCCTTGCGGTTGTAGCCGTGTCGCTTTCAAGCCGTAGCGGCTGCTGCTTTGCGAAATCAACACAGGCAGGCTGACATGACGCGATTCCGCTGCCGGGGATGTCGAGGGGGCGGCGGCCTGTGCAATACGTGGAGCTTGTTGGCGCAGCCAGGAGACCGTTTGTTGCTCTCTGACCAGCGTGCGCTGCCACTGCTCGCTGCGCTGCTGCCAGGGTTGCCACAGCAGGAAATAGCAGGCGGCCAGCACCAGCGCACTGCCTGCCAGCATCAACAGCCGACGCTCACGCGGCGTGATACTGAGCCAATAGTGGTGCCACTGCGTCATGATGGCGTTTCTCATGGTTGCCCCTTTAACGTCATCTGCGCTTCAACACGTGTGCCATTCTGGCGAATTTCACCGTGTTGAATCTGGTAATAAGCTTCAGCCTGTTGCTGGAACTGTTCCAGCTCGGGATAGGCAGGCGCGCTGTAAGCCAGGCTAATTTCCCGCCGATTGCCATCATAGGCCAGCGTGGTCAGGCGTATGTCCTGATTTTCGCCCAGCAGCACCTGTAAGCGATTCATTGATTGCAACAGACGCGTCGTATCGCGCTCCCCCCCGGCCTGCTGTAAATGCTGTTGCATCTGCACCCGGGGATTCACGACCTGCGTTTCTGCCGGAAATATCTGGCGATAAACACGCACGCTTTCTTGCTGCCAGTAGGCCGCTTGTTGATACAGTTGGTAATGCTGCCAGACAGCATCCGCCAGTAGTAACAGCAGATAGCAGCCAGCCAGCGCCGCCACTCCGCGCCAGGCATTCCACCCGTTGCGCCATGCTCTCGCCGGTGCGAATTCCCCCTGATCCAGCCCTAACAGGGACAACCTCGGTGTCTGCACCGCCAATTGCAACAGTGGCATGGCAGGTTGAGACGCCCAGATACCGGCGGAAGGTACCGGATAGCTGTAGCTGTCACCGTGCAGAACGGGCATCTCTTGGTCGGGGTCATTCCCTGTAGCATCGGGTTCATCATCGGGATGGGCCTGTGGCAATGCGCCCAGCAACGCGGCATGCCAGCTCTGCTCCGCTGCCATGCCATCGCCGGTTGTGCGGCGAAACAGCCACAGATCCCGGTGGCAGAGCGCGCTGAGTCCCGTCACGGGCAAGGGCAGCGCCATCACATCAGGCAGTATGATGTCCGGTTTGATGGCCAATGTGTCACAGAGCGCTATCCAGTGCGCCATCTTGCTCTTTGCGACGACAGCAACCGTCGCACGATCGCCGTCCCATGCCAGTACGGCACAGTGTACGGTTTCCACATCAACGGCCAGACGCTCTTCCAGCATAAACGGCAGCGCCTGCTGTAACTGACGCCGAGCCTGCCGAGCAATGGTCAGCGAGTGAAATGTCACAGCGGTCGTCGGCACCAGCACGGTGGCAGTGTGAATGCCCGGATACCCCGCCAGCAGTTCGCGCAATTGCACTACGCTGCCCTGCCCTTGCATGACAACGCGTCCCTCGCGGCCGTGCGCGATCAGCCATTCAACATCCGACTCATCCCCTGCCAGTCGCAGAATCAGACGCGGCTTGTCAGAAGCCCGCACGCTGTCATGCGTCTGACGTGAAGAGGCCATCGTTCTGCCGGGCAATACACGTTGAAAATTAAACGTCTTCATACTGTTCCTGTTCATGGATTCACCGTGCGGTAACCGCCTGAGTACCGTCGTACCACGGACACTGTTTTTCCATCCTTATGCAGCAGACTGGTTTGATAGACATCGCTACTCTCGCCCATACGAACCCGCATGTAGGCAAAAAACCAATCACTTCTCGCCACCAACACTCGCTGTGCGCTGCTTTTATTGATATTGGGAAATCCGTCTTGCGCTAAAAATGCAGCACCGCTTTGCCACCCCGCCACAGGGCGCTGTTGCAACAGCGTTTTGGCCTGCTCTGCGTTTAGCGTGTTAAGAAACAGCGCGGAGAGCAGCGGTGCCTGATAGTCCCGCAAGGTATTAATATTTATCTGTAACTTTTGTGTCGGCAGTGCACAGACAAACGGCAGCAGACGCTGGTAAAGCGCAGCATCCCCCCCTTGCACCATGCGCAATTCACTGATGTCCACCATCGACTGGTTGGCCACACGGTAGGGGTCGGGCAGCGCCATATAGGTTTCATCCTCAGCCCCGTTCGCCATCGGCTGGCTGTCTTCGTCGATCCAATCACGTACCGCCGCCACAATGGACACCGCCTGTGCCGGATCGACCCCAAGATTGATCAGCAGCCAGCGAAATACCTGTGCGGGATACGGCGTGCTGACCGTCGTGCTGTCTTCACTGAGGGTTTGATTAAGCGCATTCAGGTTGAAGCACGCCAGCCCATCCAGCACATAGCCGAGGATCTCCCCGCCCTCAACCGGGAACTGGCGTCCGCGCTGCGCCCAGTTTTGCGACAGCGTGGTGCGATCCGGCGCGATCAGTGCATCACGCAGGATCACTTTGCCCACAAAGGCTTCCGCGCCAAGGGCATACCATTTAGCCTGCTGGTGCCCTAAGTTTCACCACATAACTGCGCAGTACGGCATCGGACGCACTGCTGTTCTTATCACGACGCACTTCAACATCCAGCGCGCGAAACTGCGCATCACCGGTTTCTACGCCTTGCCAACGCCAGAACCAGCGCTCACCACCCAGCGAACTGACACCGCTTACCCAGCGCGTTTCCGGCCAGCGTTTCTCGAGTTTTAGTTGTACCTGCTGATTTTCTGCCACCCAGCCTGCGAAGGTTTTCAGCTCCAAACGATTCAGGGTACTGACCTGGTAGATAGCCGTCTTCATCACGGCCAGCCCTGCCAACGCAAACACCGTCAACGCCACCATCACCTCAAGCAGCGTCATACCGCGCTGCGGTTTCATAACCGCGCCCCCTGGATAGTCGTGCGCTTTTCTTGAACATCCTGCGAGGTCATGATGTTGCCGACAGCGTCCACCTGCACCCAAGCGTTCTGCGTTTTCGGCTCGGCGTTGAACACCAGACGGAACGGCGTAACTTCTCCACCGGGCAGAATCAGGATGTCAGGCTCATCGTCACGCCCGTTCGAGACCTCTTCATGGGCGTTGCGTTTCAGCGTTTTTTTACTTTTGATATCTTGCAGTTCAAGACGCAAGCGTGCGGGTAACGTCGCAGAGGGCGTAATGCTTTGTGGTCGCCAGGGCTGCCAGTGATAGCCCAGAAACTGATCGCTGTGCGAGCGTGACGTTTCACCACCGTCATTCGGTAACAGCTCGATAAACTGCCACCGGTTCTGATAAATACGCACACCAAGCACATGCTCGTTCAGTTGGCTCTCTTCCACGGCAAAATCGAGCTGCGCGCGAAAATAGGCCATCTGCCAGGCACTGTCACTCTGCCAGTCGGAAGGAAAGGCCATCATCACCAGGCTGGCAGCAATCCCTGCCAGCAGAGCAACCAACATCATCTCCAGTAGTGTGAACCCGCGTTGCTGTTCCATCCTGCCCTACCTTGCGTGACTCACGCTATTTGCCACAGATGTTCCAGTTGCCGATATCATCCTCGGTGCCCGGCATACCATCCGGCCCAAGAGAGAAAATATCCAGTTTGCCGTGCTTACCCGGATTCTGGAGTTGATAATCTGCGCCCCAGGGGTCTTGCGGCAAACGCCGGATATAACCGTCCGGCTGGTAATTTTTCGGCTCAGGTTGGATCACCGGTTTTTTTACCAATGCGGCCAGCCCCTGCTCCGTCGACGGGTAACGCTGGTTATCCAGACGATACATATCCAATGCGCTTTCGAGCGCCACAATGTCACTGACCGCCTTCTGACGATCGGCTTTGTCTTTATTCCCCATCAGACTGGGGACCACCATGCTCGCCAGCACCCCGAGGATCACAATCACCACCATGATCTCCAGCAGCGTAAACCCCTGCTGAGAAGGACGACGCCGCCTTAACTGACGATGGAGAGGGTTATGTTGTTGCATATTGTCTTCCTTATTCCTTGCCCCCTTGAACGGGGATTACGTTACATGCTCATCATGGTATTCAGTTGCAGCAGCGGCTGAAGAATGGCCAGCACGATAAACAGCACCACGGCCGCCATCGTCACCACCAACAACGGTTCGAACAGCCCGAGCGCCATGGACATCTGCGCGTTGAACTCCCTGTCCTGATTATCTGCCGCCCGTTCCAGCATGCTGTCCAACTCACCGCTGCGTTCACCACTGGCGATCATGTGGCGCATCATCGGCGGAAACAGTGCCGTTTGTTCCAGCGCTTTGTGCAGGCTGACGCCCTCGCGCACCGCCTCCGTCGCTTGCGACAGACGATGGCGCGCATAATCATTGCTCATCACATCGCCACTGATGCGCATCGCCTGCAACAGCGGCACCGCACTGGCGTTAAGGATGCTGAGCGTGCGCGCATAGCGCGCGGTATTAAGGCCACGTAAAATACGCCCGATCACCGGCACGCCGAGCTGGCGGCGGTGATACGCCAGGCGACGCGTTTCCTGCTTGAGCAGCGCACGGGCGACAAAGGCTCCGACCACCAGCGCAATAACAATCCACGGCCCGGCGCTGCGCACCATATCGCTCAGCCCCATCAGCACACGGGTTGACAGCGGCAGTACCTGCTTCATGTGGATAAACTGTTCGACCACCTTCGGCACCACGACGGACAGCAAAATACTGACCACGGCAATGGCCACCACCGTTAATACGCACGGGTAAATCAACGCCTACTGAATGCGGCTGCGCATCTGCTGGCGCTGTTCGGTGTAATCAGCCAGTCGGTTCAACACCGTATCCAGATGGCCCGAGGTTTCGCCTGCGGCGACCATGGCACAGTAGAGACGGCTAAAGCAGCCGGGAAACGCTTTCATCGCTTCCGCCAGCGAATGCCCTTCCATCACCTTGCTACGCACACCGCTCATCAGGTTGCTCAAGGCCGGCTTTTCGCTCTGACGCGCCACTGCATCCAGCGCCTCTTCCAGCGGTAGCGCAGCTGCCACCAACGTAGCTAACTGGCGCGTCAACAGCGCCAGATCCGCTGCGCTGATGTGCGTCGTACGACGTAGTGAAAAACGCGGTGTAGCAGATGCCTCCCCGCTGCCTTGCCCTTCGCTCAACGCCAATGGCGTCAGGCCCCGCTCGCGCAGTAGCTGTCGTGCATGGCGAGCCGAATCTGCCTCCTGATTGCCGCGACAGCGTTTTCCGTGCTCGTCCAATGCCTGATAGTGAAACAGCGCCATCTCACTCCTCCTGCGTTACTCGAATAACCTCTTCCCAGGTGGTTAAACCGGCCAACACCTTGTTGATGCCGTCCTGGCGTATGGTGAGACGTTCCGGCCCCAGCAGGTGGGCAATCGCCAGTTCACCGTCGCCACGGTGGATGGCGGCGCGCACGTCGTCATTCACCAGTAAAAGTTCATGGATCCCGGTACGGCCACGGTAGCCGGTAAAGTTGCACTGCGTGCACCCGACGGCCCGATACACTGTGCTGTGCGGTGTAATGCCCATTTGCTGCGCCTGTGCGGCATCAACCGGGTGTGCTTCACGACAGTCAGGACACAGGGTGCGCACTAACCGCTGCGCCAGTACGGCCAGCAACGAGGTGGATAACAGAAACGGCTCAATGCCCATATCCTGCAAGCGCGACAACGCCCCCAGCGCGCTGTTGGTGTGCAAGGTGGAAAGCACCAGGTGGCCAGTGAGTGAGGCCTGCACCGCTATCTGCGCGGTTTCGCCATCACGAATTTCACCCACCAGCACCACGTCCGGGTCCTGACGTAAAATAGCGCGCAGGCCGCGCGCAAAGGTCATGTCCACTTTGGTGTTGACCTGCGTCTGCCCGATGCCTTCCAGTTCATACTCGATAGGATCTTCCACCGTCATGATGTTGCGCTCGGTGGCATTCAAACGGCTCAGCGCCGCATACAGGGTGGTGCTTTTACCGGAACCGGTCGGCCCGGTCACCAGGATGATGCCGTGCGGACGGTTGATCAATGCGTCAATCTGTTGTCGCAACGCGTGCGACATCCCCAGTGCGGCGAGATCGAGCTGGACGCTGTTCTTGTCGAGCAGACGCAGCACCACGCGTTCGCCGTGGCTGGAAGGCAAGGTGGAGACGCGCCATAACCTTGATACGCGACACCAGCAGTGACGCCAGCTTGCGCTGTGGGCGCAAAATCTCGCGCAGCACCCCATCCACGCGAAAACGGATCAGCAGGTGCCGTTCGTAGGTTTCAATATGGATATCCGAGGCTTTGTTTTTGATGGCCTCGGTCAGCATGGCATTGATCAAACGGATAATCGGCGCGTCGTCGTCAGCGTCCAGCAGATCGTCGCTGTCCGGCAACTCTTCCACCAGGGTGTAGAAGTCCATTTCGTTGCCAATGTCTTCCATCAGACGTCGCGCTTCATCGGAATCACGCTGATAGCAGACGATCAGCTGCCGATCGAACTCTTGTACACTGACGCA
This genomic interval carries:
- the gspH gene encoding type II secretion system minor pseudopilin GspH produces the protein MEQQRGFTLLEMMLVALLAGIAASLVMMAFPSDWQSDSAWQMAYFRAQLDFAVEESQLNEHVLGVRIYQNRWQFIELLPNDGGETSRSHSDQFLGYHWQPWRPQSITPSATLPARLRLELQDIKSKKTLKRNAHEEVSNGRDDEPDILILPGGEVTPFRLVFNAEPKTQNAWVQVDAVGNIMTSQDVQEKRTTIQGARL
- the gspG gene encoding type II secretion system major pseudopilin GspG — encoded protein: MQQHNPLHRQLRRRRPSQQGFTLLEIMVVIVILGVLASMVVPSLMGNKDKADRQKAVSDIVALESALDMYRLDNQRYPSTEQGLAALVKKPVIQPEPKNYQPDGYIRRLPQDPWGADYQLQNPGKHGKLDIFSLGPDGMPGTEDDIGNWNICGK